The following proteins come from a genomic window of Canis aureus isolate CA01 chromosome 3, VMU_Caureus_v.1.0, whole genome shotgun sequence:
- the OR6X1 gene encoding olfactory receptor 6X1 yields MRNGTTITEFILVGFPDIQGLQIPLFIVIFFIYILTLVGNGLIIVIVWAEPRLQIPMYFFLCNLSFLETWYTTTVIPKLLETFVVARATISIPCCLLQSFFHFFLGTTEFFILTIMSFDRYLAICKPLRYPTIMTSNLCLQLALSSWMVGFTIVFCQMLLLIQLPFCGNNVINHFYCDVGPILKAACVDTSILELLGLLATILVIPGSLLFTVISYIYILSTILQIPSATGRQKTFSTCASHLTVVSLLYGAVLFMYLRPTTHSSFKINKVVSVLNTILTPLLNPFIYTIRNKEVKAALRKTMTCPKTHHPE; encoded by the coding sequence ATGAGAAATGGCACAACAATCACAGAGTTCATCCTGGTAGGCTTTCCTGATATCCAAGGACTACAAATCCCTCTCTTTATAGTGATCTTTTTCATCTACATATTAACCCTTGTGGGCAATGGGCTCATAATTGTCATTGTGTGGGCAGAGCCCAGGCTACAAATACCAATGTACTTCTTCCTTTGCAACTTGTCCTTCCTAGAGACGTGGTACACCACCACAGTCATCCCCAAACTGTTGGAGACTTTTGTGGTGGCAAGAGCAACCATTTCCATCCCCTGCTGTCTACTGCAGTCCTTCTTCCACTTTTTCCTGGGTACCACTGAGTTCTTTATCCTCACCATCATGTCTTTTGACCGTTACCtggccatctgcaagcccctTCGCTACCCCACCATTATGACCAGCAACCTCTGCCTGCAACTTGCACTCAGCTCCTGGATGGTCGGCTTTACCATTGTCTTTTGTCAGATGCTTCTGCTCATCCAGTTGCCATTCTGTGGCAACAATGTCATCAATCATTTCTACTGTGATGTTGGTCCCATTTTGAAAGCAGCCTGCGTAGACACAAGCATTCTGGAGCTCCTGGGTCTTTTGGCGACCATcctggtgatcccagggtcactcCTCTTCACAGTAATTTCTTATATCTATATCCTGTCCACCATCCTACAGATCCCTTCAGCCACTGGCAGACAAAAGACTTTCTCTACCTGTGCCTCTCACCTGACGGTAGTCTCCCTGCTGTATGGTGCTGTCTTGTTCATGTACCTGAGACCCACAACACACTCTTCCTTTAAGATTAATAAGGTGGTGTCAGTGCTAAATACTATCCTCACACCCCTTCTGAATCCCTTCATTTACACAATTAGAAACAAGGAGGTTAAAGCAGCCCTAAGGAAGACAATGACTTGTCCAAAGACTCATCATCCAGAGTAA